From the Pseudomonas sp. Teo4 genome, the window GGCCAGGAGGGTGGCCGCTGCGAAAAGGGCGGAAAGCGCAGTACCTTTCATGGGTGTCTCCTTTGAAGGCCTCGGGAAGGTGGGCCTGTAGGGTGGACTGCATCGCTTTGACGAGAGTTCCATCGGGTGCTGGCTTGGCGATGCGAGGGTGAGTGGTGGGGTGCGGCGGGCAGCTGCGCTGACTTCGCTTTGGCCGATAATGGGGCTGCTGTGCAGCCCATCGCAGGCTGCGCCAGCTCCCACGGGTTGGTGGGGTTGTGGAGGTTTGCCGGGAGATAGCGCAGCCGGCAGGTCCTCAACGAGATTTGCTCATCCCAAGCTCCAGATCATCAATCAGCGCTTTGGCCATCTCGCTGAGAATCCGCGCCGCGCTGCCAGCCTTGCGGTCATTTTCCATTTCAGCTTCGGTGGTCAGGTGGCGGATGCAGCCGAGCAGCACTGACAGTTGGCTGAAGGCATGGTCGAAGGGCACGCCGGGTTGCAGGCGAAACAGGTCGAAGGTTTCTTCTCCGGCGGTGGTCACGATTTTCAGTTCGTCGTTCATTCGATCAGCCCTGGCGTTGTGCGTTGGAGAGGCCAGCCAAGGCATGTTCGATCAGGGCCATCGAGGTCTCTGACGCATGCGCGGCGTTGCTGAGCATATTCAAGCCAGGTTCGCCGGCGTGGGTGCGGCAGTGTTCGTCGATGGTTTCGGCGACGCCGCGCAATAGTTCGCTGGCATGGGCCAGGGCATCGGGCGGGGGCATGTCGCTGTGGATGGAGAAGTAAGGGTTGGCGACTAGCTTGAGGCGGGGTGGGTCGGGGACGATCTTTTTCATGGTGCTGTTCCCAGTTTGATCTCAACAGGAGCTGCCAGCTCGATCCTTCTCACGGGATTGGGGTGGCAGCCATGCGCGGGGTGAGAAACCGGTAAACATGGGAAATCCGGCCAGACCGAGGTCTGCCCGCGCAGGGCCGCCATTGCGAGGCTGCTGTCATGTTTACGGGGTTCTCACACCCCATCGTTCGAAAACGACCCAGGGAAACTAGCCCCGATGCGCATGGGCAACAACAGCGAAACGGCAGTACGGGCCGTAGGATAATTCCCAAAGCATTCAATTCAGAAGCATTTGGTTGCAGGTTGGGAAATGTCTTACGGCAAGAGGGTGTGGGCGAGGGCTTTGCCCTCGATTCGCGGGGCAAGCCCGCTCCCACAGGGGGCAAGCTTTTAGAGTTTAAGCAGGACAGTTCTCTCCAAAAGGACCGCGCGGGTTAGTGAGTGCGCGGTCGAGTCACGCGGTCTACCAGGTAAACCAGCCCGTGGTAGTCGATGCCACTGTGGCTGGACAACCCGATTTCGCAGGTGCGGCTGGTGGAAATGCCTTCGCTGCAATACTGCACCGCATCCTTCAGGCTGCGCAGCGAGTGGGCATTGAGCTCGGGCGTGGTAAAGCCCTTGTCGCCTGCAAACCCACAACAATGAATGCCTTCGGGAATCACCACCTGTTTGCTGCAACGCCGGGCCAAATCAATCAGCGCCTGGCTCTCCCCTAAGTGCTGGGTGCTACACGTTACGTGAACAGCCACTGGCGCTTCTTGCGGTGTGAACTCCAGCTTGTCCACCAAATGTGTGCGGATGAAGCGCACCGGGTCGTACAGGTCAAGCCGGGTTTCGCCCAGGTCTTGCACCAGGCGCAAGGTGCACGGGCTGGTGTCGCAGTAGATGGGGTCGAGGCCGCCGCGGCTGGCGTGCAGCAGCGCATTGATCAGTTCCTGGCGCTTGTGCTCGGCCTGTTCGGGGTAGCCTTTGGAGGCGAACGGCTGGCCGCAGCAGAGGCTGTCGGCGTTGTCCGGGAAAATCACCTGGTAGCCGGCTTTCTCAAGCAAAGCGCGGGTTTTGTCGAGCAGCGAACTTTGCTCGTGGTCGCTGTAGGCCGGGCCCATCACGCGGGACACGCAGGCGGCCAGGTACACCACCCGGGGGCGGGCGTCGCTGCTGGCGGGGCCGAAGTTCAGGCTGCGCAAGGGCTGCGGCATGGCGGGGGTCCACTGCGGCAGGCGGCCTTTACTGGCTTTGCTCAAGGCGGACGTGAGGCGACTCAGGCGTGGGGCGCCGAGCAGCTTGCGGGCCGTGTTGGCAGCGGTAAGGGTCAGGCGGGCGCCGCCCAGCGCGGTATGGAAATGCTCGGCCAGCCAGTCGGCGGTCTTCACATGCTCGGCGGCCTGGCTGCGCAACTTCTTCACCAGCTCACCGGTGTTGATGCCAACCGGGCAGCGCTGGGCGCACAGGCCGGTGGCGGCGCAGGTGTCGATGCCCTGGTACTGGTAGGTTTGCAGCAGTTCTCGGGTGTCGACGCCCGCACGCTTTTTGGCCTGAATATCGCGCCACATGACGATGCGCTGGCGGGGGCTCAGGGTCAGCCCCTTGGACGGGCACACCGGCTCGCAGAAGCCGCACTCGATGCACTTGTCGACGATCTCGTCGGCCGCAGGCAGTGGCTTGAGGTGCTTGAGGTGAATGTCTGGGTCTTCGCTCAGCACCACATCGGGGTTGAGGATGCCGTTGGGGTCGAGCAGGCGTTTGAGGGCCCACATCAACTGGTAGGCATCCTGGCCCCACTCCAGTTCGACGAAGGGCGCCATGTTGCGGCCAGTGCCGTGCTCGGCCTTCAGCGAGCCGCCGAACTCCACCGCCACCAGCTGTGCCACGTCATCCATGAAGGCCTGGTAGCGCGCCACTTCCTCGGCGCTGTTAAAGCCCTGGGTGAAGACGAAGTGCAGGTTGCCTTCCAGGGCATGGCCGAAAATGATCGCTTCGTCGTAGTGGTGCTTGTCGAACAGCTGGATCAGGCGGTTGACGCCTTCGGCCAGTTGCTCGATGGGGAAGGTCACGTCTTCGATGATCACGGTGGTGCCGGTCTGGCGCACGGCGCCGACGGCGGGGAAGGTGTCCTTGCGGATTTTCCACAGCTGGTTGTACACCGCAGGGTCTTCGCTGAAGTCGACCTGTTGCTCCAGCGGGAACTCGGCGATGGAGGCCATCACCTGTTGCAGTTGTTCGTGCAGCAGGCTCTGGCTGGCAGCGCGACACTCGATGAGCAGCGCGCAGGCGTTATCTGACAGGTCTTTTACCCACAGCGGCATACCTGGCATGTTCTGCACCGAGCGCAGGCTGCGGCGGTCGAGCAGTTCGACGGCAGAAACAGGCTGGCGCTTGAGCACGGTCACCGCGCGGCAGCAGCTTTCCACGCTGGGGAACACCAGCAGGGCGCTGGCTTTGTGCGGGTGGTCCGGTACGGTGTCGTAGGTGACGGCGCTGATGAAGCCCAGGGTGCCTTCGGAGCCGACCAGCAGGTGCTGCAGGATATCCAGCGGTTGGTCGTAGTCCACCAGCGCATTCAGCGACAGACCTGTGGTGTTTTTCAGCCGGTACTTGTGGCGAATGCGGTCGGCCAGTTCGGTGTTGGCGCGGGTTTCCCGGCCAAGGCGGGCCAGTGCTTCGAGTAGGCCGGCGTGGCTTTTCTCAAAGGCTGCGATGCTGGCGGGGTCTTCGCTGTCCAGGCGCGTGCCGTCGGCCAGCACCAGGCGCATGCCGGCCAAGGTGTGGTAGGTGTTCTGGGCCGTGCCGCAGCACATGCCACTGGCGTTGTTGGCGACGATGCCGCCGATCTTGCAGGCGTTGATCGAGGCCGGGTCTGGGCCGATCTTGCGGCCAAAAGGCGCCAGCCAGGCGTTGGCCTGGGCGCCGATGACGCCGGGTTGCAGGCGGATCTGCTCGCCCTGGCCGCGGATTTCACGACCGTTCCAATTATCGCCAAGAACGATCAGCACCGAGTCGCTGATGGCCTGGCCCGACAGGCTGGTGCCCGCCGCGCGGAAGGTGACCGGCACGCGTTCGCGCTGGGCCAGGTGCAGCAGGCCGACCACTTCGTCCTCCGACTCGACGCGCACTACCAGCTTGGGGATAAGTCGGTAGAAGCTGGCATCGGTGCCGAAGGCCAGGGTGGAGGTCGGGTCGTCGAAACGGCGTTCGGCGGGAATCAGGCGCTCGGCATCACGCAGGAACGCGGCGGGCAGGCTCATGCAGTCTCCTCGCGGGGCCACGGCATCTGGCGCGCCGTGTACCCCGGTAATCAGGCGGTGTTTCGTGCAGGCGTCAGGCGCCCAGTTCGCGAACCAGCGAGTCGCGGGTGATTTCGCTGATCGACTTGGCGCCGGTGAGCACCATGGCCACGCGCATTTC encodes:
- a CDS encoding DUF3077 domain-containing protein, producing the protein MNDELKIVTTAGEETFDLFRLQPGVPFDHAFSQLSVLLGCIRHLTTEAEMENDRKAGSAARILSEMAKALIDDLELGMSKSR
- a CDS encoding FAD-binding and (Fe-S)-binding domain-containing protein; the encoded protein is MSLPAAFLRDAERLIPAERRFDDPTSTLAFGTDASFYRLIPKLVVRVESEDEVVGLLHLAQRERVPVTFRAAGTSLSGQAISDSVLIVLGDNWNGREIRGQGEQIRLQPGVIGAQANAWLAPFGRKIGPDPASINACKIGGIVANNASGMCCGTAQNTYHTLAGMRLVLADGTRLDSEDPASIAAFEKSHAGLLEALARLGRETRANTELADRIRHKYRLKNTTGLSLNALVDYDQPLDILQHLLVGSEGTLGFISAVTYDTVPDHPHKASALLVFPSVESCCRAVTVLKRQPVSAVELLDRRSLRSVQNMPGMPLWVKDLSDNACALLIECRAASQSLLHEQLQQVMASIAEFPLEQQVDFSEDPAVYNQLWKIRKDTFPAVGAVRQTGTTVIIEDVTFPIEQLAEGVNRLIQLFDKHHYDEAIIFGHALEGNLHFVFTQGFNSAEEVARYQAFMDDVAQLVAVEFGGSLKAEHGTGRNMAPFVELEWGQDAYQLMWALKRLLDPNGILNPDVVLSEDPDIHLKHLKPLPAADEIVDKCIECGFCEPVCPSKGLTLSPRQRIVMWRDIQAKKRAGVDTRELLQTYQYQGIDTCAATGLCAQRCPVGINTGELVKKLRSQAAEHVKTADWLAEHFHTALGGARLTLTAANTARKLLGAPRLSRLTSALSKASKGRLPQWTPAMPQPLRSLNFGPASSDARPRVVYLAACVSRVMGPAYSDHEQSSLLDKTRALLEKAGYQVIFPDNADSLCCGQPFASKGYPEQAEHKRQELINALLHASRGGLDPIYCDTSPCTLRLVQDLGETRLDLYDPVRFIRTHLVDKLEFTPQEAPVAVHVTCSTQHLGESQALIDLARRCSKQVVIPEGIHCCGFAGDKGFTTPELNAHSLRSLKDAVQYCSEGISTSRTCEIGLSSHSGIDYHGLVYLVDRVTRPRTH